In the Bicyclus anynana chromosome 6, ilBicAnyn1.1, whole genome shotgun sequence genome, one interval contains:
- the LOC112048942 gene encoding uncharacterized protein LOC112048942, whose amino-acid sequence MNFCLFFVLFGYFFACTSGMLYRRDSDNVLKPDLMPVSSTVLPLPYYSVYGYEKKLLRDKQRKRPMGKISLVTKEPK is encoded by the exons ATGAATTTTTGCCTGTTTTTCGTGTTGTTCGGTTATTTTTTCGCGTGCACCAGTGGGATGCTGTACAGGCGGGACTCCGATAATGTTTTGAAGCCCG ATCTAATGCCAGTCTCCTCAACAGTATTGCCATTGCCGTACTATTCAGTGTACGGATATGAGAAGAAACTGCTCCGGGATAAACAAAGGAAGCGACCCATGGGAAAAATATCGCTAGTCACTAAGGAACCGAAATAA